From the Paramormyrops kingsleyae isolate MSU_618 chromosome 7, PKINGS_0.4, whole genome shotgun sequence genome, one window contains:
- the arhgap24 gene encoding rho GTPase-activating protein 24 isoform X3 translates to MTANHETYLLMASTQNDMEDWVKTIRRVIWAPFGGGIFGQKLEETMRYEKHNGNKQAPMLVEKCVDFIRQRGLQEEGLFRLPGQANLVKELQDAFDCGEKPFFDGSSTDVHTVASLLKLYLRELPEPVIPFAKYEEFLACATLLGREEESGMKELRNQVEILPQVNYNLLKYICRFLDEVQSYSDVNKMSVQNLATVFGPNILRPKIEDPLTIMEGTVLVQQLMSVLIGRHDVLFPKEEEHQTDLQMCNNNSESEQTQATGHLQNEENNNNVAAVRQCSWEMPESQQKTTAENGSPTPLGGPQSGSPPHSLTGKLDVTRSPPFAVKKNPAYSKGSGIVTNGSFSSNTADGHQEKSEMLSGGGIPARRTSSLKGCGTKMGTSGVSNGSIRLGVSSTDAVNGTLNGRSGLWVANGYVTMRDSKTKDCLSEKTAQQHRLSTYDNVQQQNSSNNSCEDKQSVDSATWSTSSCEISLPDNSNSCWSSSTTCPEQDFFVTPYDEPVLYDPSHDELGQLGEFESKASRRDAGGRSSLVTSSSDNSDTRAVNNGPGSHAALHSLVGSLKQEMLKQKTEYDAKIKSLEQHNLQLEAEMVNLHEELDQERKKYTMVEIKLRNAERAKEDAEKRNEMLQKEMEQFFSTFGELTADPRRPERANTVWIQ, encoded by the exons ATGACAGCCAATCATGAGACCTACCTCCTCATGGCAAGCACCCAGAATGACATGGAGGATTGGGTGAAGACCATCCGCAGAGTTATATGGGCGCCTTTTGGTGGAG GTATCTTTGGACAGAAGTTGGAGGAAACAATGCGCTATGAGAAGCACAATGGGAACAAACAGGCGCCCATGCTGGTGGAGAAGTGCGTGGACTTCATCCGCCAGAGGGGCCTGCAGGAGGAAGGGCTCTTCCGGCTGCCTGGCCAGGCCAACCTGGTCAAAGAGCTGCAGGACGCTTTCGATTGCGGCGAGAAGCCCTTCTTCGACGG CAGTAGCACAGATGTGCACACAGTGGCCTCCCTTCTCAAGCTTTACCTGAGGGAACTTCCAGAGCCAGTTATTCCCTTTGCCAAGTACGAGGAGTTTCTTGCCTGCGCTACGCTCCTTGGAAGGGAGGAAGAATCA GGCATGAAAGAGCTAAGAAATCAGGTGGAAATCCTACCTCAAGTAAATTACAACTTACTGAAGTACATATGCAG GTTTCTAGATGAAGTGCAGTCCTATTCAGATGTGAATAAAATGAGCGTTCAGAACCTGGCTACTGTTTTTGGTCCGAACATCCTACGGCCAAAGATAGAGGACCCTCTAACAATTATGGAAG GTACGGTACTGGTCCAGCAGCTGATGTCAGTTCTGATTGGGAGACATGACGTGCTGTTCCCAAAAGAGGAAGAGCACCAGACTGACCTGCAGATGTGCAACAACAACAGCGAGTCTGAGCAGACGCAGGCGACAGGCCACCTGCAGAACGAGGAGAATAACAACAACGTGGCAGCCGTACGGCAGTGTTCCTGGGAGATGCCTGAGTCACAACAGAAGACCACAGCAGAGAATGGCTCTCCTACGCCTCTGGGAGGCCCCCAATCGGGCAGTCCGCCTCACAGCCTGACTGGAAAATTAGACGTGACTCGCAGCCCGCCTTTCGCGGTGAAAAAGAACCCGGCATACAGTAAGGGCAGCGGCATAGTGACCAATGGCTCATTCAGCAGCAACACCGCTGACGGCCACCAGGAGAAGAGTGAGATGCTGTCAGGTGGTGGCATTCCTGCCCGCCGCACCAGCTCGCTAAAAGGTTGTGGTACTAAGATGGGCACCAGCGGTGTTTCCAATGGCAGTATACGGCTTGGCGTCTCTAGCACCGACGCCGTTAACGGGACCCTGAATGGACGCAGTGGATTGTGGGTGGCTAATGGCTACGTCACCATGCGCGATAGCAAGACCAAAGACTGCCTGAGCGAAAAGACGgcccagcagcaccgcctgtcCACATATGACAACGTCCAGCAGCAGAACTCATCAAATAACAGCTGTGAGGACAAGCAGAGTGTGGACAGCGCCACCTGGTCCACCTCATCTTGCGAGATATCCCTGCCGGACAACTCTAACTCCTGCTGGTCATCCAGCACCACGTGCCCAGAGCAGGACTTCTTCGTGACTCCATATGACGAGCCGGTGCTCTACGACCCCTCGCACGACGAGCTGGGCCAGCTTGGGGAATTCGAGAGCAAAGCCAGCAGGCGGGATGCGGGCGGCCGCAGCAGCCTCGTCACCAGCAGCAGTGACAACAGTGACACACGTGCGGTGAATAACGGCCCAGGAAGTCACGCTGCTCTGCATAGCCTGGTGGGCAGCCTCAAacaggagatgctgaagcagaaAACTGAGTATGACGCCAAGATCAAGAG ccTGGAGCAGCATAACCTGCAGCTGGAGGCTGAGATGGTGAACCTCCACGAGGAGCTGGACCAGGAGCGAAAGAAGTACACTATGGTGGAGATAAAGCTGCGCAACGCTGAGAGGGCGAAGGAGGATGCTGAGAAGAGGAACGAGATGCTGCAGAAGGAGATGGAGCAGTTCTTTTCCACATTTGGGGAGCTGACGGCAGACCCACGCAGGCCAGAAAGAGCGAATACTGTCTGGATCCAGTGA